The Oryza sativa Japonica Group chromosome 11, ASM3414082v1 DNA window tttaataactttGCCAAAAAATGATGTGATTTGAAATGACATCAATTTGAACAGCCCCAAAAGGTAATACATGGTTTCTTTCATGAATTATATCCATTTCTCCCAAAACATCAACAGCTGTACACAAATTTCAGAAGCAGTATCTAAACCAAAAGCTCTCATATTCTGAATTTTTCAGAACACATCATTCGGTTCAAGAATATAGACAGAAAACAGATAATATATGCCTAACTGGAAAAGAAATAAGATTTTTTCAGCATTGTTGATCGTCATGCTTGGTAACCATGCACTATCTGAATTCTGACACTCTTATCAACAATTACATGACTTGCTCAAGGAAGTAAGGAACTTCATCATGCCGTGCTCTTCGTTCCTTCTTGCACAGATATCTGATTCATGTTAAGAAGGTGATGAAGGCCAGCGATGACGTGCTGCCTGCTAGTCGGTACGCCAGTCTTTGCTAAGGCTCGTCCATTCTTGTCAAGAAGCACAAAGCACGGGACATATCTGATGTCGTAATGCAGAAGCTGAAAATGTACGAAGAAATGTTGCTGTTAGAAACTGGAAACAACTCAACATGTGTATGTGAGATATGGCAATACTATGACAGGAATACAGGCATACAGCTCCCACGTGTATGCGGAAAGTGCTAACATCTTTCATATGCTTGGTCAGTTACCATGTCTTGCGACAAAACGTTTGTCAAACAACTAGAGATAGATTACTAGTAGCTAGCAGATACAATGGTTCAGTAACAGGGCAAGTACAACATGACACCATAACCAACCATGGTTCGTTAAGGcataaaagaaaatgagaaagcAGGCATAAAAGAAGTTGTTGTTGGATAGCCAAACAAATATAGAAAAGGTTAGGAGAGTAGAAAAAGGAAACCAGCCAGGATACAAAATGTAAGTACAAATGCAAGATACTAGATACCAATATACCATGAAAACTATGGTCTAGTAGGCTAGTAGCCCATCATGTGCCCAGCCATCATGTGTTGACAAGCAGCAGCAAGGGGTAGCAAGGAGATGAATACAACAGCTTATATGTATAGTTAGTTATTTACTAAGGATTTTACAATTTTTCAGAACTTTTAGCTGTCCATAGTCGTGGTACTTTTGTTGTTTACGTGAACTTCAGTGAAAAATAACATTTTTAGTATCTGAGTCCAAGATATTCTTTGCATATGTGTATACATCAATTTTTATAAAACTAAAAATTAGAGCCCCTACACTTTCAGAAGAACCTACGGCCATGTCTCTTTGTATGTACACATACATACAAAGAGATAATAACAGGAAACCTGCAAGCTGAATCTTGTTCAACAACCTTACATGACAGACTTAAACCCTAAAAGTTTAGCAATCCTTCAACTATTTACTCCATATGAAAAATCTGAGAAACGCATACTACTTAACAATTTTCAAAAGAAATCCAACACAGAGCACAACTACTTGTTACTATCACAGCCCAAAGTTGACGCTAGCGATTTAATTGAGCTCCACTGTAACACATAACAATTGTAATGAATTTTCACCAAGACAGTTAATAACAGGAAAGCACCACATGATGGTAGAACACTTTAGTCCCCAGATCAAGATAAACAACACCAAGACAAGTCCACGATTGATTATGACTATTGGGCATAAGTTACATGTACATTATCTACAGTGAGGAGGTCCTCTAACCCCCCACTTTTTCACTGTAGACAACTCATTAATACATTAATCAATGGCAATAAACGACTTAACCACTGAAGACACAAAATTGGTAGTTTCCTACACAAAGATTGCACCTAAAGCAGCAATTTCCAATGCACAATTCACACAACTTGAATTGCACCTAAAGTAGCAATTTCCAATGCACAATTCACACAACTTGAAGCATTATAGATAGAGTTAAGCCAGGATGCGAAGCCATCAACGATCATTCTAAAGCAGGATTACAGCACATGTCTCACAAATTAATCAACGGCCCAAGTCTCAATTTTACCATAGAACCTATGAACATGACATATTTATTTTCTACCAATCAATGCACACGCTAGCAAATCATCTCATCTTAAAATTAGAACCAGGAGAACAATCTCATGACTCATCTCACAAACATGTCATCGCGAAGGCACCCTCAAAGTTGGAAACTAACGCCCAAATCATCAATCACAAATCTATGGGGGCGCAGAGCAATGCAGTCGGGTGAAGGCGCCTCACCTCGGGGAGCCACCGGTCgtcctcggcgtcggcgagcaCGAAGCCGGCCCGCCCGCCTGCGCCGTCCTCGAGCTCGCGCACGAGCCCCTGCAGCGACGAGCACAGGCGGCACCGGGGCGAGTAGAACTCCAGCAcggtcgcgtccctcccgctcGCCAGCGCTGCCGCGAGCGCCCGCTGCTCCGCCTCCCCGcggtccgcctccgccgccagccCAGGGcccagccgcctcctcctcctccacctcgtcctcgccccaccgccgcctcctcccccgtccgacgagggggaggggaggtcgccggcgatgaGGAGGCCCTGCGCCACGGTGCGGATGGACTTGAGCAGCCAGGGCATCTCGAGGTCGCCGCAGGGGCTCGGGCTAGGGCTAGGGCTCGTTGCCTTGGGGTCGGGGCCCCATGGCCACTTGAAGCAGACGAAGGGTGGGGGCTTCGCGGCGGCGCCCATCCTCTCCGGCGAGGGaagcgccggcgaggcggcggcggctgcggattGGGCGATGACGTGGGTTGATGAATGGACCGCGCATCACATATCGATTCAACGGCTGAGATCTACCCCACTGGAGTGTACTGGACGCGGCCTCTACTTCTGCAAATTGGACCCTCGTTTGGTTGCTACAGACCTACAGTTAGCGAGTAaactatactactccctccttccctagaTGTTGACGCCGTTGCctcttttaaatatgtttgaccgttcgtcttatttaaaaacttttgtgaatgtgtaaaactatatgtatacataaaagtatatttaacaataaatcaaatgataggaaaaaaattaataattacttaaattttttgaataagaagaacggtcaaatattttttaaaaagtcaacggcgtcaaacattttgggatggagggagtatattcctTTCCGGGCGACCATTCTACCCCTGTCATTTCTTCACTCTCATTGCACCATTTCGTCCATCTTAAGATattaataatactccctccgtttcaaaatgtttgacaccgttgactttttagtacgtatttgaccattcgtctttttcaaaaagtttaagtaataattaattcttttcatatcatttgattcattgttaaatatacttccatgtacacatatagttttacatatttcacaaattttttgaataagacgaacggtcaaacatgtactaaaaagtcaacggtgtcaaacattttgaaacggagggagtagtaaccaACGCACATCATATCTTTTTAGACGGCGTCATACACGGTGATCAATCATGCCGTGGAAAGGACAATGTTAAATTGGATAATGCTTCCCCTAGATTGCTAAATGGGCCGCTTGGCCCGGCAATGACCGAGCCTATGTCGAGATCAGTCGGGCCGGCACGCCCCGACCAACATGCCAGGCCAGGGCAGGCCCGCCCACTTGCTGCACCTTCGGCCTAGGCGCTCAATAAAACTCAGGCCAACCCAAAAGCACGTAAGTCTATTGTGCTCCTCCttgaaaaagtctattttcctcCCTAATCTCTTTAGGCTGGCTCTTATATAGCTGCATTGCATCCTCATTCTTTGGCCGTACCTTATATGGCTAGAATAAGTCTACGTTGGCTCCCTCATCTTATCGTGCCGACGAAGAGGCCCATTCACAGCTCAAAGATCGGGCTATGCTGTGCTTGGACCGGGCCAAAACTCTGTGCCATGGGCCGGGCCATCGGGCCTTGAGCCTTTTGGCCAACTAAACCCTATAAAGTGGCCGACGCACTGCACACGATCGCACTCTCGCAAAGTCGCAACGTCATTACTCATCATCCGTTAATCTCCTTCCGGACGATTAGGCCAATCCTAACTATAAAACCCAATGGCTGACATAGGAGAGGACGGAAAACGCAGCCTTGTGTCTATCCACATTTCAGACAAATTTGCTCCAATCATATGCCTTTTTTTCACACTTTATTAGCAGTCACTTTTATTGCTCAAACAAATAGTAACAATTACAAACAACATCAACATGATCATAATTACAAGTTTAATTAAACCCAATCTTTCCTTAATGAATCAACAGCAATCA harbors:
- the LOC4350830 gene encoding uncharacterized LOC4350830 — protein: MGAAAKPPPFVCFKWPWGPDPKATSPSPSPSPCGDLEMPWLLKSIRTVAQGLLIAGDLPSPSSDGGGGGGGARTRWRRRRRLGPGLAAEADRGEAEQRALAAALASGRDATVLEFYSPRCRLCSSLQGLVRELEDGAGGRAGFVLADAEDDRWLPELLHYDIRYVPCFVLLDKNGRALAKTGVPTSRQHVIAGLHHLLNMNQISVQEGTKSTA